A portion of the Fusobacterium nucleatum genome contains these proteins:
- a CDS encoding acetyl-CoA hydrolase/transferase family protein yields MKNWKESYKSKICTPDEAIQKIKGAKRISFGHICSESTVLTEALVRNKKLFKKLEIAHLLSVGKSEYAKEENSEYFRHNALFIGPKTREAANSSYGDYTPTFFFETAKLFQKDEELALDAMLLQVSTPDEHGYCSYGLSCDYTKSATENAKIVIAQINKFVPRTLGNCFVHIDNIDYIIEEDTPIPEVQPPVVGEIERKIGGFCASLVRDGDTLQLGIGAIPVAVLNFLKDKKDLGIHSEMISDGIVDLINLGVITNKKKNLNPNKAIATFLMGSKKLYDYANDNPAIELHPVDYVNNPIIIAQNDNMVSINSAIQVDLMGQVNAEYIDSKQFSGPGGQVDFVRGATMSSGGKSIIALPSTTGKGTISRIVFTFDEGVPVTTSRNDVDYVITEYGIAHLRGKTLRERAKLLIEIAHPDFREELRKKALEKFGEL; encoded by the coding sequence ATGAAAAATTGGAAAGAAAGCTATAAGTCAAAAATTTGCACTCCTGATGAAGCAATTCAAAAAATTAAAGGTGCTAAAAGAATTTCTTTTGGACATATCTGTTCCGAATCTACTGTTTTAACAGAGGCATTGGTGAGAAATAAAAAATTATTTAAAAAATTAGAAATTGCTCATTTACTATCAGTCGGAAAAAGTGAGTATGCAAAGGAGGAAAACTCAGAATATTTTAGACATAATGCTCTATTCATTGGTCCTAAAACTAGAGAAGCTGCTAACAGCTCTTATGGAGATTATACTCCAACATTCTTCTTTGAAACTGCAAAACTATTTCAAAAAGATGAAGAATTAGCACTTGATGCTATGCTACTTCAAGTATCTACTCCTGATGAACATGGATATTGTAGCTATGGTCTTTCTTGTGACTATACTAAGTCAGCTACTGAAAATGCAAAAATTGTTATTGCACAAATCAATAAGTTTGTACCAAGAACCTTAGGAAATTGTTTTGTGCATATAGATAATATTGATTATATTATTGAAGAAGATACTCCTATTCCAGAAGTTCAACCACCAGTTGTTGGAGAAATTGAAAGAAAAATTGGAGGTTTTTGTGCAAGTTTAGTTAGAGATGGAGATACTTTACAGCTTGGAATTGGTGCAATTCCAGTAGCAGTTTTAAATTTCTTAAAGGATAAAAAAGATTTAGGAATACATTCTGAAATGATTTCTGATGGAATTGTTGATTTAATTAACTTAGGTGTTATCACAAATAAAAAGAAAAATCTTAATCCTAATAAGGCAATAGCAACGTTTTTAATGGGTAGTAAAAAGCTATATGACTACGCAAATGACAATCCTGCAATAGAATTACATCCTGTTGATTATGTAAATAATCCTATTATTATAGCTCAAAATGACAATATGGTTTCTATTAATTCAGCTATTCAAGTTGATTTAATGGGACAGGTAAATGCTGAATACATTGATTCTAAACAATTTAGTGGACCTGGTGGGCAAGTTGACTTTGTAAGAGGTGCAACAATGTCTAGTGGAGGTAAATCTATAATTGCTCTCCCATCAACTACGGGAAAAGGAACTATTTCAAGAATAGTATTTACTTTTGATGAAGGTGTTCCAGTTACTACTTCAAGAAATGATGTAGACTATGTTATAACAGAATATGGAATCGCTCATTTAAGAGGAAAAACTCTAAGAGAAAGAGCAAAACTTTTAATTGAAATTGCTCACCCAGATTTTAGAGAAGAACTTAGAAAAAAAGCTTTAGAAAAATTTGGAGAATTATAA
- a CDS encoding N-glycosylase/DNA lyase produces MKKNEYFNEIEKIYKEMSSHFKERLKEFKNIWENGTNKDIHLELSFCILTPQSKALNAWQAITNLKKDDLIYNGKAEELVEFLNIVRFKNNKSKYLVELREKMMKDGEIITKDFFNTLPTVAEKREWIVKNIKGMSYKEASHFLRNVGFGENIAILDRHILRNLVKLEVIDELPKTLTPKLYLEIEEKMRDYCEFVKIPMDEMDLLLWYKEAGVIFK; encoded by the coding sequence ATGAAAAAGAATGAATATTTTAACGAAATTGAAAAAATTTATAAGGAAATGAGTTCCCATTTTAAAGAAAGATTAAAAGAATTTAAGAATATATGGGAAAATGGAACTAATAAAGACATTCACTTAGAATTATCTTTTTGTATATTGACACCTCAATCTAAGGCATTAAATGCTTGGCAAGCTATAACAAATTTAAAAAAAGATGATTTAATTTATAATGGAAAAGCGGAGGAACTTGTTGAATTTTTAAATATTGTTAGATTTAAAAATAATAAGTCTAAGTATCTTGTTGAATTAAGAGAGAAAATGATGAAAGATGGAGAAATTATAACAAAAGACTTTTTTAATACACTTCCAACTGTTGCTGAAAAAAGAGAATGGATAGTAAAAAATATTAAAGGAATGTCTTATAAAGAAGCAAGTCACTTTTTAAGAAATGTAGGTTTTGGAGAAAATATAGCTATACTTGATAGACATATCTTAAGAAATTTAGTTAAATTAGAAGTTATAGATGAACTGCCAAAGACTTTGACTCCGAAATTATACTTAGAAATAGAAGAAAAAATGAGAGACTACTGTGAATTTGTAAAAATTCCTATGGATGAAATGGACTTATTACTTTGGTATAAAGAGGCAGGAGTAATATTTAAGTAA
- a CDS encoding AEC family transporter → MENFLLAFNVVFPIFLIMILGVILKRKSMVDEKSLNVMNSLIFRLFMPTLLFFNIYNMGDLSTLSFDNLKLLAYAFTSILIVLFLAWLIYMPNIKDRKKLSVLIQGVYRGNFVLFGLAIADSLYGKESLGTVSLLTAIVIPTFNVIAVILLEYYSGNEVNKIKLIKQVFKNPLIIATLTAIVFLVLKINIPKPVYKAIGDISKIATPLAFLVLGAGLKFGNILKNLKYLISVNILRLIGNPLITVGLGKLLGFQGIELVALLSMSACPTAVVSYTMAKEMNADGDLAGEIVATTSMLSIFTIFCWVLMLKNLEWI, encoded by the coding sequence ATGGAAAATTTTTTATTAGCATTTAATGTTGTCTTTCCAATTTTTCTTATAATGATATTAGGTGTGATTCTAAAAAGAAAAAGTATGGTAGATGAAAAATCTTTAAATGTTATGAATTCTTTAATATTTAGGTTATTTATGCCTACACTACTATTTTTTAATATTTATAATATGGGAGATTTATCAACTCTTTCATTTGACAATTTGAAATTATTAGCTTATGCTTTTACAAGTATTCTTATAGTTCTTTTCCTTGCTTGGTTAATCTATATGCCTAATATCAAAGACAGAAAGAAATTATCAGTTTTGATTCAAGGTGTGTATAGAGGGAATTTTGTTCTCTTTGGTTTAGCTATTGCAGATAGCTTATATGGAAAAGAAAGTTTAGGAACAGTTTCATTATTAACAGCTATTGTAATCCCAACATTTAATGTTATAGCAGTTATATTATTGGAATATTATTCAGGTAATGAAGTAAATAAAATTAAATTAATAAAACAAGTTTTTAAAAATCCTTTAATAATTGCAACATTGACTGCAATAGTTTTTTTAGTATTGAAAATAAATATTCCAAAGCCAGTGTATAAAGCTATAGGAGACATATCAAAAATAGCAACACCATTAGCTTTTCTTGTTTTAGGAGCAGGATTAAAATTTGGAAATATATTAAAAAATTTAAAATATTTAATTTCTGTAAATATATTAAGACTTATAGGAAATCCATTAATAACTGTTGGTCTTGGGAAATTATTAGGCTTTCAAGGAATAGAATTAGTTGCTTTACTTTCAATGAGTGCCTGCCCAACAGCAGTAGTTTCGTATACTATGGCAAAAGAAATGAATGCTGATGGAGATTTAGCAGGAGAAATTGTTGCAACAACAAGTATGCTTTCAATATTTACAATTTTTTGTTGGGTACTTATGTTAAAAAATTTAGAATGGATATAG
- a CDS encoding MalY/PatB family protein → MEKEKFLKEYLVERKETNSLKWDALDKRFGNPDLISMWVADMEIKTPKEIVEALKERIEHGAFGYSYVSDDYYNAVIKWHKEKHNYEIKKEWLRFSTGVVTAIYWFINIFTKVNDSVLILTPVYYPFHNAVKDNNRKLITCDLKNTNGYFTIDYEEVEKKIVENNVKLFIQCSPHNPAGRVWKEEELSKILEICKKHNVLVISDEIHQDIVMKGYKHIPSAIVESGKYADNLITISAASKTFNLAGLIHSNIIISNDKLRKKYDEEIKKINQTECNILGMLATQVGYEKGEYWLENVKELIEDNFNYLKSELNKNIPEIIITNLEGTYLVFLDLRKIIPIDKVKEFIQDKCNLAIDFGEWFGENFKGFIRINLATDPQIVKKVVENIISEYKKLRSDR, encoded by the coding sequence ATGGAAAAAGAAAAATTTTTAAAAGAATACTTAGTTGAAAGAAAGGAAACTAATTCATTAAAATGGGATGCCTTAGATAAAAGATTTGGTAATCCAGATTTAATTTCTATGTGGGTTGCAGATATGGAAATTAAAACTCCAAAAGAAATTGTTGAGGCTTTAAAAGAAAGAATAGAACATGGGGCATTTGGGTATTCTTATGTAAGTGATGATTATTACAATGCTGTTATTAAGTGGCATAAGGAAAAACATAATTATGAAATAAAAAAAGAATGGTTAAGATTTTCAACTGGTGTTGTAACTGCTATCTATTGGTTTATAAATATTTTTACAAAAGTTAATGATTCTGTACTTATTCTAACACCTGTTTATTATCCTTTCCATAATGCCGTAAAAGATAATAATAGAAAATTAATTACTTGTGATTTAAAAAATACTAATGGATATTTCACTATTGATTATGAAGAAGTAGAAAAGAAAATAGTTGAAAATAATGTTAAGTTATTTATACAATGTTCTCCTCATAATCCTGCTGGTAGAGTTTGGAAAGAGGAAGAACTATCTAAAATATTAGAAATTTGTAAAAAACATAATGTATTAGTTATTTCAGATGAAATACATCAAGATATAGTAATGAAAGGCTATAAACATATCCCATCTGCTATTGTAGAGAGTGGAAAGTATGCAGATAACTTAATAACTATATCTGCTGCTTCTAAAACATTTAATTTGGCAGGATTAATTCATTCAAATATTATTATCAGTAATGATAAATTAAGAAAAAAATATGATGAAGAAATAAAAAAAATTAATCAAACTGAATGCAATATTCTTGGAATGCTTGCAACACAAGTAGGTTATGAAAAAGGAGAATATTGGTTAGAAAATGTAAAAGAATTAATAGAAGATAATTTTAACTATTTAAAATCTGAATTAAATAAAAATATTCCTGAAATTATAATAACTAATTTAGAAGGAACATATTTAGTATTTTTAGATTTAAGAAAGATTATCCCTATTGATAAAGTAAAAGAATTTATCCAAGATAAATGTAATTTAGCAATAGACTTTGGAGAATGGTTTGGAGAGAATTTTAAAGGCTTTATTCGTATAAATTTAGCAACAGACCCTCAAATTGTTAAAAAAGTAGTAGAGAATATAATAAGTGAATATAAAAAATTAAGGAGTGATAGATAA
- a CDS encoding subtype B tannase has translation MKKLKFLMLFCLFGSMLFAAQKTTKMVKNDYDLKFNPDKYISKEIKINGKKIKYRAYENIIYIKNPIDKDYQNMNIYIPEEYFNNLSIGSYNSNNAPIFFPNTVGGYMPGKADTVGLGRDGKANSLTYALSKGYVVAAPGARGRTLTDDKGNYIGKAPAAIVDLKAAVRYLYLNDEVMPGDANKIISNGTSAGGALSALLGASGNSQDYLPYLKEIGAAETRDDIFAVSAYCPITNLENADSAYEWMYNGVNSYSRMEFTRNTSAQEYNDRSLTRSTVQGNLTNDEINISNKLKTLFPIYLNSLKLTDDGGNLLTLDKSGNGSFKTYLSIIIRNSANRALREGKDISQFKKAFTIENNKVVAVNLDVYTHIGDRMKSPPAFDSLDASSGENNLFGDKKSDSKHFTKFSFDINNKAAIDYFRNGKFNDKNNKISIPKMADKNIIKMMNPMYYIDSNTSTKYWRIRHGAIDKDTSLAIPAILALKLKNSGKIVNFAAPWGQGHGGDYDLEELFNWIDNVVKK, from the coding sequence ATGAAAAAATTAAAATTTTTAATGTTATTTTGTTTATTTGGTTCAATGTTATTTGCAGCTCAAAAAACTACAAAAATGGTAAAAAATGACTATGATTTAAAATTTAATCCAGATAAATATATTTCAAAAGAGATTAAAATCAATGGGAAAAAAATAAAATATCGTGCTTATGAAAATATTATTTATATAAAAAATCCTATAGATAAAGACTATCAAAATATGAATATCTATATTCCAGAAGAATATTTTAATAATTTATCTATTGGAAGTTATAATAGCAATAATGCTCCTATATTTTTCCCTAACACTGTTGGAGGATATATGCCAGGAAAGGCTGATACAGTTGGTCTTGGAAGAGATGGAAAAGCAAATTCTCTTACTTACGCCTTATCAAAAGGTTATGTAGTTGCAGCTCCTGGTGCTAGAGGTAGAACCTTAACTGATGATAAAGGTAACTATATAGGAAAAGCCCCTGCTGCAATAGTTGATTTAAAAGCAGCTGTTAGATATCTATATCTTAATGACGAAGTTATGCCAGGAGATGCTAATAAGATAATTTCAAATGGGACAAGTGCTGGTGGTGCATTATCTGCTCTTTTAGGAGCAAGTGGAAATTCACAAGATTATCTTCCATATTTAAAAGAAATTGGTGCAGCTGAAACAAGAGATGATATCTTTGCAGTGTCTGCTTACTGTCCTATTACAAATTTAGAAAATGCAGATTCTGCTTATGAATGGATGTACAATGGAGTTAATTCATATTCAAGAATGGAATTCACTAGAAATACTTCTGCTCAAGAATATAACGATAGAAGTTTAACTCGTTCAACTGTTCAAGGAAACTTGACAAATGATGAAATAAACATATCTAATAAGTTAAAAACTCTATTTCCTATTTATTTGAATAGTTTAAAACTGACAGACGATGGTGGCAATTTACTAACTCTTGATAAAAGTGGTAATGGAAGTTTTAAAACTTATCTTTCAATTATAATTAGAAACTCTGCTAATAGAGCTTTAAGAGAAGGGAAAGATATCAGTCAATTTAAGAAAGCTTTTACTATTGAAAATAATAAGGTTGTAGCAGTTAATTTAGATGTCTATACTCATATTGGAGACAGAATGAAATCTCCTCCTGCTTTTGATAGTTTAGATGCAAGCTCTGGTGAAAATAATTTATTTGGAGATAAAAAATCTGATAGTAAACATTTCACTAAATTTTCTTTTGATATAAATAATAAAGCTGCTATTGATTATTTTAGAAATGGTAAATTCAATGATAAAAATAATAAAATTTCAATTCCAAAAATGGCAGATAAAAATATAATAAAAATGATGAATCCAATGTATTATATTGATAGTAATACTTCAACTAAATATTGGAGAATAAGACATGGAGCAATAGATAAGGATACATCTCTTGCTATTCCAGCAATATTAGCTTTGAAGTTAAAAAATTCTGGAAAAATTGTGAATTTTGCTGCTCCTTGGGGTCAAGGACATGGTGGTGATTATGATTTAGAAGAATTATTTAATTGGATAGACAATGTTGTAAAAAAATAA
- a CDS encoding mechanosensitive ion channel family protein, translating to MNSTFYEKMLENLLVNLEHYLPMLAGKLVAFLVICFIWPKLTKFLVKSFEKAMSLRNNDPLLISFLKSLIKTIMYIILAFILVGILGVRATSLVTILGTAGVAVGLALQGSLSNLASGILILFFKQVSKGDFVSSLDKNIEGTVQSIHILYTIIQQPNGPVIIVPNSQIANASIINYSKNPFRRLDLVYSASYDDPVNKVISVLHQVIENEPRIIKNNPSMPITISLTKQNASSLDYMFRAWVRKEDYVDTMLDCNINVKKFFDKNGIEIPYNKLDLYMKNNLDIDNKQ from the coding sequence ATGAATAGTACTTTTTATGAAAAAATGTTAGAAAATCTATTGGTAAATTTAGAGCATTATTTACCAATGCTTGCTGGAAAATTAGTAGCCTTTTTAGTGATATGTTTTATATGGCCAAAATTAACAAAGTTTTTAGTAAAAAGCTTTGAAAAAGCCATGTCATTAAGAAATAATGACCCTTTACTTATATCTTTTTTAAAATCTTTAATAAAAACTATTATGTATATTATTTTAGCTTTTATATTAGTTGGAATTCTTGGAGTAAGAGCTACATCACTTGTTACAATTTTGGGTACTGCTGGTGTTGCAGTTGGTTTAGCATTACAAGGAAGTTTATCTAATCTTGCTAGTGGAATTTTAATTTTATTTTTTAAACAAGTATCTAAGGGAGATTTTGTTTCAAGTTTAGACAAAAACATTGAAGGAACTGTACAAAGTATACATATACTATATACAATTATTCAACAGCCTAATGGACCTGTAATTATTGTTCCAAATAGCCAAATAGCTAATGCTTCTATTATTAATTATTCCAAAAATCCATTTAGAAGACTTGATTTAGTTTATTCAGCATCTTATGATGATCCCGTGAATAAAGTTATTTCTGTTTTACATCAAGTTATTGAAAATGAACCAAGAATAATAAAAAATAATCCTAGTATGCCTATTACTATAAGTCTTACTAAACAAAATGCTAGTTCACTTGATTATATGTTTAGGGCTTGGGTGAGAAAAGAAGACTATGTTGACACAATGTTAGACTGTAATATTAATGTTAAGAAATTTTTTGATAAAAATGGAATTGAAATTCCTTATAACAAACTTGATTTATATATGAAAAATAACCTTGATATTGATAATAAACAATAA
- a CDS encoding ClbS/DfsB family four-helix bundle protein — protein sequence MKEYTSKVELTSAIKASYKKYIDEFENISEDLKDKRFEKVDRTPAENLAYQVGWTTLLLKWEKDEKAGLEVHTPSENFKWNNLTELYKWFNKEYSHLSLAELKSILNKNISDIYKMIDEMSEDELFKPHQRKWADNSTKTAVWEVCKFIHINTVAPFGTFRTKIRKWKKLLLQKN from the coding sequence ATGAAGGAATACACATCAAAAGTAGAATTAACAAGTGCAATTAAGGCTTCATACAAAAAATATATTGATGAATTTGAAAATATATCAGAAGATTTAAAAGATAAAAGATTTGAAAAAGTTGATAGAACTCCTGCTGAAAATTTAGCTTATCAAGTTGGCTGGACAACTTTACTTTTAAAATGGGAAAAGGATGAAAAAGCTGGTTTAGAAGTTCATACACCTAGTGAAAATTTTAAATGGAATAATTTAACTGAATTATATAAATGGTTTAATAAAGAATATTCTCATTTATCCTTAGCTGAATTGAAATCTATTTTAAATAAAAATATTTCTGATATTTATAAGATGATAGATGAAATGTCCGAAGATGAATTATTTAAACCACATCAAAGAAAATGGGCAGATAACTCAACTAAAACTGCTGTTTGGGAAGTATGTAAATTTATTCATATAAATACTGTTGCACCCTTTGGAACTTTTAGAACAAAAATTAGAAAATGGAAAAAACTTCTTTTACAAAAGAATTAA
- a CDS encoding Na+/H+ antiporter NhaC family protein, whose amino-acid sequence MKSELKEKKYGAISFLPLIVFLALYIGSGIFFTLIGAEGAFKKFPRHVALLTGIIVALLMNRGLKLEKKIDIFSENAGNPGVILIGLIYLLAGGFQGAAKAMGGVESVVNLGLTFIPSIFLVPGVFLISCFISTAIGTSMGTVAAMAPIAIGVAQAANLNVPLTAAAVIGGAYFGDNLSMISDTTISAAKGVGSEMKDKFKMNFFIALPAAIFAAIMYGIMGGNGSITGEYNYYIIRVLPYIVVLITALIGFNVSGVLVLGIAMTGIIGLLEGNITFLDWIGAIGEGMSDMFSITIVAILISGLIGLVKYYGGIEWLVNSIISKIKSRKNAEYGISLISGLLSAALVNNTIAIIITAPIAKEIGQKYNIVPKRLASLIDIFACAFIALTPYDGGMLMITALVDVSPLEVLKYSFYIFALIVTTCITIQFGLLRTKEEKNN is encoded by the coding sequence ATGAAAAGTGAATTAAAAGAAAAAAAATATGGTGCCATCTCATTTTTACCTCTTATAGTATTTTTAGCTTTATATATAGGAAGTGGAATTTTTTTTACTTTAATAGGAGCAGAAGGTGCTTTTAAAAAATTCCCAAGACATGTAGCATTGTTAACTGGAATTATTGTTGCTTTACTTATGAATAGAGGACTGAAACTTGAAAAAAAGATAGATATTTTTTCAGAAAATGCAGGAAATCCTGGAGTAATTTTAATAGGTTTAATATATCTTTTAGCTGGTGGATTCCAAGGAGCAGCTAAGGCAATGGGTGGAGTTGAATCTGTTGTAAATCTTGGATTAACTTTTATACCAAGTATATTTTTAGTACCAGGGGTATTTTTAATATCTTGTTTTATCTCAACTGCTATAGGAACTTCAATGGGAACAGTTGCAGCAATGGCACCAATAGCTATTGGAGTAGCTCAAGCAGCTAATTTAAATGTTCCTTTAACTGCTGCTGCAGTAATAGGTGGAGCATATTTTGGAGATAACTTATCTATGATATCTGATACAACAATTTCTGCTGCAAAAGGTGTAGGTTCTGAAATGAAAGATAAGTTTAAAATGAACTTTTTTATTGCACTTCCAGCAGCTATTTTTGCAGCAATTATGTATGGTATTATGGGTGGAAATGGAAGTATAACAGGTGAATACAATTACTATATTATCAGAGTACTTCCTTATATAGTAGTTTTGATAACTGCTTTAATTGGATTTAATGTTTCAGGAGTTTTAGTCTTAGGAATAGCTATGACAGGTATTATTGGATTATTAGAAGGAAATATTACTTTTCTTGATTGGATAGGAGCTATTGGTGAAGGAATGTCAGATATGTTCAGTATTACTATTGTTGCAATTCTTATTTCAGGTTTAATTGGTTTAGTAAAATATTATGGTGGTATAGAATGGCTAGTTAATAGTATAATATCAAAAATAAAAAGTAGAAAAAATGCAGAATATGGAATAAGCTTAATTTCAGGGCTTCTATCAGCAGCATTAGTAAATAATACTATTGCTATAATTATCACAGCTCCTATTGCAAAAGAAATTGGACAAAAATATAATATTGTTCCAAAAAGATTAGCAAGTCTTATAGATATTTTTGCTTGTGCATTTATAGCCTTAACCCCTTATGATGGTGGAATGTTAATGATTACTGCTTTGGTAGATGTATCACCATTAGAAGTTTTAAAATATTCTTTCTATATTTTTGCTTTAATAGTTACAACTTGTATAACTATCCAATTTGGACTATTAAGAACAAAAGAAGAAAAAAATAATTAA
- the dnaN gene encoding DNA polymerase III subunit beta, whose amino-acid sequence MKFSINRQKTIEIIGEYSNILKDNPVKPSLAGLFIQAKNNQVVFKGANTEIELIRYANCEIESEGQVLIKPALLLEYIKLLEGENINFEKKDGYLIVNNAEFSILDDNTYPELTEIIPIVIASENTVKFTMSLEKVKFLTNSSASTDTLFNSIKMIFKDNVLELVSTDSFRLIYMKKELNNMINKDVLVPGDSIAVLYKIFKDLDEEFSLAASDDKLIVTWKDAYFTCKLLSLSFPDFRPLINNTNHDKRFEFNRDELNLALKKVISVTKNSSDSKNVATFNFKGNQLLISGVSANAKINQKVNMIKTGEDLKLGMNCKYIKDFIDNVDKNIIIDATNSSSMLRFMEEGNENYIYLIMPVNIRV is encoded by the coding sequence ATGAAATTTTCTATAAATAGACAAAAAACAATAGAAATAATTGGGGAATACTCAAATATTTTAAAAGATAATCCTGTTAAACCAAGTCTAGCTGGACTATTTATACAGGCTAAAAATAATCAAGTTGTATTTAAAGGTGCTAACACTGAAATTGAACTTATAAGATATGCAAATTGTGAAATTGAAAGCGAAGGTCAAGTTTTAATAAAACCTGCTTTACTTTTGGAATATATCAAATTACTTGAGGGAGAAAATATCAATTTTGAAAAAAAAGATGGTTACTTAATTGTAAATAATGCTGAATTTTCAATATTAGATGATAATACTTATCCTGAACTAACTGAAATTATTCCAATAGTTATTGCAAGTGAAAATACTGTAAAATTTACTATGTCACTTGAAAAAGTTAAATTTCTTACTAATTCATCTGCTAGTACAGATACTTTGTTTAATTCAATAAAAATGATATTTAAAGATAATGTTTTAGAGCTTGTTTCAACAGATTCATTTAGACTTATCTACATGAAAAAAGAACTTAATAATATGATAAATAAAGATGTTTTAGTTCCAGGAGATAGTATAGCTGTACTTTATAAAATATTTAAAGATTTAGATGAAGAATTTTCTCTTGCAGCAAGTGATGATAAACTTATTGTAACTTGGAAAGACGCTTATTTTACTTGTAAATTATTATCACTATCTTTCCCAGATTTTAGACCTCTTATCAATAATACAAATCATGATAAAAGGTTTGAATTTAATAGAGATGAGTTAAATTTAGCACTTAAAAAGGTTATATCTGTAACAAAAAATAGTAGTGATTCTAAAAATGTTGCTACATTTAATTTTAAAGGAAATCAACTTCTGATAAGTGGTGTTTCTGCTAATGCTAAGATTAATCAAAAAGTTAATATGATTAAAACTGGTGAAGACTTAAAATTAGGAATGAATTGTAAATATATCAAAGACTTTATAGATAATGTTGATAAAAATATTATTATTGATGCTACTAATTCTAGCTCTATGTTAAGATTTATGGAAGAAGGAAATGAAAATTATATTTATTTAATTATGCCTGTAAATATTAGAGTGTAG
- a CDS encoding extracellular solute-binding protein, with protein MKKIFLLFLVTIILVSCGDSKDENTLYVYSWADYIPQFVYSDFEKETGIRVIEDIYSSNEEMYTKIKAGGEGYDIIMPSSDYYEIMMKEDMLAKLDKSQLENVKNIDDSYMAKLREFDPENDYGVPYMRGITCIAVNKKFVKDYPRDYTIYNREDLAGRMTLLDDMREVFVPALALNGYKQDADSTEAMEKAKSTILNWKKNIAKFDAESYGKGFANGDFWVVQGYPDNIYRELSEEDRENVDFIVPPGEQGYSSIDSFVVLKDSKHLENAMKFINYIHRPDVYAKISDFIEIPSINTEADKLITKKPLYDVEKTKNAQLLIDIGDKLNIQNKYWQEILIAN; from the coding sequence ATGAAAAAAATATTTTTATTATTTTTAGTAACTATCATACTAGTTTCTTGTGGGGATAGTAAAGATGAAAATACTTTGTATGTATATAGTTGGGCTGACTATATTCCACAATTTGTATATTCAGATTTTGAAAAAGAAACTGGAATAAGAGTTATTGAAGATATTTATTCTTCTAATGAAGAAATGTATACTAAAATAAAAGCTGGTGGAGAAGGCTATGATATCATTATGCCATCTAGTGATTATTATGAAATAATGATGAAAGAAGATATGCTTGCAAAATTGGATAAATCTCAATTAGAAAATGTTAAAAATATTGATGATAGTTATATGGCAAAATTAAGAGAATTTGACCCAGAAAATGACTATGGAGTTCCTTATATGAGAGGAATCACTTGTATAGCAGTAAATAAAAAATTTGTAAAAGATTATCCAAGAGATTATACTATTTATAATAGAGAAGACTTAGCTGGTAGAATGACTCTTCTAGATGATATGAGAGAAGTATTTGTTCCTGCTTTAGCTTTAAATGGTTATAAACAAGATGCTGATTCAACAGAAGCTATGGAAAAAGCAAAATCTACTATTTTAAATTGGAAGAAGAATATTGCAAAATTTGATGCAGAATCTTATGGAAAAGGATTTGCTAATGGAGATTTCTGGGTTGTTCAAGGATATCCAGATAATATTTATAGAGAACTTTCAGAAGAGGATAGAGAAAATGTAGATTTTATAGTTCCACCTGGTGAACAAGGATACTCTTCAATAGATTCATTTGTAGTTTTAAAAGATTCTAAACATCTAGAAAATGCTATGAAATTTATAAACTATATACATAGACCAGATGTATATGCTAAAATTTCAGATTTTATTGAAATTCCTAGTATAAATACTGAAGCAGATAAACTTATAACTAAGAAGCCTCTATATGATGTTGAAAAAACAAAGAATGCTCAACTTTTAATAGATATTGGAGATAAATTAAATATACAAAATAAATATTGGCAAGAAATTTTAATAGCAAACTAA